The genomic DNA CGCATGGGGGCGGCGTCATGAGCGCGACCGCCGCAGGGAGCCGCGCGCTGCGCGAGCACGTGGGCATCTCACGCTCCACGCAGACACTGCCCGTGCGCGTCACGGGCGCGGACACCTTCACGCTGCTCGAGCAGCTGTGCTCGTCGGACCTCAGCGTGCGCGACGGCCGCACGTTGCACTCGCTCATCCTCACGCCCGACGGGACGCCGGCCGCAGACCTCTTCGTGTGCGCCGACGACGAGGACGCGCTCTTGTTGGTGGAGGGCATGACGTTCGCCCAGCTGAGCGCCGCAGCAGCCGAGACGCCCTGCGACGACGTGCGTCTCGACGACCTCTCCCTCACCCACGCCGTGCTGGCGGCAGACGGCCCCTATGCGTTCGAGCTGCTGGCCGACGTGGTGACGCCGGACGTGCTGGGGCTGCCCTACGGGAGCTTCTTCGCCATCCCGGGGGGGCACTGCTTCCGCGCCGGGAAGACGGGGGAGTACGGCTACCTGCTGCTGCTCGAGCACCGCGCCGCCGAGCGCACCTGGCAGGGCTTGCAAGCGGGGCTGCCGCGCTTCGAGGGGGCCGAACTCACGCTCGCCGACCTCGACCTCGCGGCGCTGGAGAACGGGTTCTTCTCGCTTCGGCATGCACCGGACGCGTCGCTCGGCCCCCTCGAGCTGCAGCTCTCGTGGCGCTTGTCCCGGCACAACGGCTTCCGGGGCGCGGCGGCGGCGCTGCACCCCGCGAGCCACCGCACCGTGCACTTCGTTGCGCCTCACGCCGTTCCTCGTGGCGCTGAGGTCACGCTGGATGGCGAGCCGGTGGGCACCGTGCACGCCAGCGCTCTCTCGCACGTGCTGGGCGCGCACGTGGGGCTTCTGCATGTCCAGAAGAACGTGGCGCACCCGGGCCTGTTCCTGCTCGCCACAGCCGATGCGTCGAGCGTCCCGCTGGCCACGTGCTCGGTGCCCTGGCTCAAGAACCGCAGCCTGTACGTGAACCCGCGCGAGTCTCGCTACGTGGGCCGCCACGAGCGGGTGTTCCCGCCGCTGGTGCCCGAGCCGCTGCAGCAGTTGGTGCATGCCCTCGCGGAACAGGGGCTCCCATGACGGCCACGCCGCGGCGCTTCGAGGGCCGCACCGCGCTCGTCACGGGGGCATCCCGCGGGCTCGGTCACGCCATCGCCGTGCGCCTCGCCCAGGAGGGCGCGCACGTGCACGTGGGCTATCGCCTGTCGCCCGAGCCGGCCGCTGCGGTGGTGGCGGCGTGCTCGCGGCGGGGGGCAGCGCCTGCGTGCGCCCGCTCGACGTGCGTGACGCGGACAGCGTGCGCGTGGCCGTCGAGGCCATCGGCGCGCTGGACATCCTGGTGAACAACGCGGGCATCACGCGCCCCCAGCCTTTCATGATGGGCACCCACGAAGACGACGCCGAGGTGGTGGACGTCAACCTGCTGGGCGCCATGCGCTGCACGCGCGCCGCCATTCGCGGGCTCACGCAGGCGGCTCGCTCGGGCCGCCCACCGAGCGGAGTCAGCGTGGTGAACGTGGCGTCGGTCGCCGGTGTTCGCAGCAGCCCCGGGCAGGCCAGTTACGCCGCGTCGAAGGCGGGCCTGATAGGGCTCACGTCCACCCTGTCGCGCGAGCTGGCCTCGCTCTCCATCCGAGTCAACGCGGTGGTCCCCGGCCTGTTCGACGCGGGCATGGCGCGCACCCTCGACCACCACAAGAAGCGCGCGCTCGTCGGCTCCATCGCGCTCGCCCGCATGGGAGAGGCCGCAGAGCTCGCGGCCGCGGTCGCGTTCTTGGCGTCGAGCGAGGCGTCCTACATCACGGGGCACGCCCTGGTGGTGGACGGAGGCATGACGGTGTGATCGCGTTCCTCGCACCGGGCCAGGGCGCCGAGTGCCGCGGCATGGGGCTCTCAGTGGCGGGAGTTTCCCGCGCGGCGACGGCGGTGCTGGACGAGGCGTCGAGCGTGCTCGGGCAGGACGTGGCCGCGCTGCTCACACGCGGCGGCCGCGAGCTGCTGCGCCCCGACGTGGCCCAGGTGGCAGTGGCGGCGGTGGCCCTTGGCGCCGCGGCGGCCTTGCGTGAACACGGGGTCACCCCGGGAGTGTGCGCGGGGCACTCGGCGGGAGAGCTGGCCGCCGCCTCCACCGCAGGGCACTTCGGTGTGCGCCACGCGCTCACGGCCTACGCGGTGCGCGCGCGCGCCATGGCCGCAGCCGCCAAGGCACGCCGCTCTGGGATGGCCACGCTGGACGGCAGCCCGGAAGACCTCGGCCGCGCGCTCGCGCTGGGTGGGGAGCACGGCACGCTGGTGGACGCGGGGAGCCTGGCCCCCGGCCGCTGGTTGCTGTCGGGTGATGAAGCCGCCCTGCGGTTCGCCAGCGCCCACGCGCCGCTGGTGCCGCTCGAGGTGTCCGGGGCCTGGCACAGCCCGCTCATGGAGCCCGGCATCGCGCCGTTCCGCGCCGCCCTGCAGGCCGCGCCCTCGGAGCCCACGCCGCTGCCCCACGCGCTCTTCCTGTCGAACGACGACGCCCAGCTCACCCCGCCCGCCGTCGTCGTCTCCCGTTTGTGTGCACAGCTCACGCGGCCCATGCGCTTCGCGGGCACCCTGCAGACGCTCGCCAGCCTGGCTCCCACCCACGTGGTGCTGCTGGGACCGGGTCGCACCCTGCGTGCGCTGCTGCGGCTGAACTTCGGCAGCGCGCTCCCATTCACCCTCCACGGCACCGAGTCTGCGGACGAGCTCGCGGACACCCTCCGGCATCTCACATGACCACACGCACCAAGCGACGGGGGCTGGGCCCCGACATCCTGCGCCTCTTGCTCCCGCACGGGCGCCCCTTCTTGTTCGTGGACCGCGTGCTCGGCTACCAGCTTGGCGACGCGCCGGAGCTGCACGCCTGCCGGCACATCTCGCAGAACGAGGCCCGTCTTCGAGGGCCACTTCCCCGGGTGGTCGCTGTGGCCCGTGTGTCTACACCATCGAGGGCATGGGGCAGGCCGCGCAGCTGCTCTCCATCTTGCTGGCCATCGAGCGGGCCGGCGAGCGCGCGGGCGACCCGGAGCTGGGCCTGCGCGCGCTCGAGGCCATGGACGCCGAGCGCAGCGGGCGGCCCACCACGGCCCCCGAGCCTGCGGGCATGACGCTGCTGCGCGAGCTGCGCGACCTGCGCTCCCTGGGCGTGGCCACGCGCGTGGACGTGCGGCTCACCGAGCCCGTGCTGGCGGGCTCCATGCTGGAGTATCGGGTGGCCATCGTGCGTGAGCAGGACGGCCTGGTGACGTACAGCGTGCGCGCCGAGGTGCGCGGCGGCGTGGTGGCGCGTGGCGAGCTGGGGGCCTCCGGAAACCTGGCGCTGCCGAGGACCGAGTGACGCCTGCGCGCGCCTGCGCCCACACGTCGGCGCGCGTGGAGAAGGCGTGCGCGCTGGTGGCGCTCGCGCTCACCGTCACGGCGCTCTCGGGCTGCAGGCCCATCGTGGCGTGGTTCGGGCGTGACCCCGGGCGCGTCACGCTGGTGGAGGTGCTGGACCGCCGCGGCCGCCAGCGCGTGGTGGTCGATGGCGTGGAGGGCCCCTGGTACGACGCCGTGGGCGTGGCCTCGCTCGTGTTCACGGCGGACGGCCACGTGGCCTACCCGGCGCGCGTGGGCAGCCACTGGCACATGGTCCACGACGGGCGCGTGGGCCCCGCCCACGACGGGGTGGGCGAAGCGGTGTTGAGCCCCGACGGGACGCACCTGATCTACGCGGCCGCCCGCGGCGAGCGCTGGACCGTGGTGGTGGACGGGCACGAGCAGGGCGAGTGGAGCGCGCTGCAGAGCGGCAGCCTGCGCCTCACGCCAGGCCCTTCTGCGGGCCCAGCTCGGCGCGCGTTGCGTTGGTCGTTCATCGGCTACCGCGGCGAGGACGCCTTCGTGGTGGTGGATGGCAACGTGGCCGGGCCCTTCGACGCCGCGAGCCCTGCGCTGCTGGATCCGCGGCGCAGCGCCTTTGCCACCGTGCGCCACGAGCGCGCGCGCGTGTTCATCGACGGCGCCGCGGGGGTGCCGTTCGCCCAGGTGCGCGACCTCCAGCTGGTGGAGGGCGCGTGATTCCTGGGTCACTCTTCTGCAGGCAGTGTCGTGATGGTCGAGGGCGTGGCCGGCGGCGAGCACCCCGCGCTGCGCCACCTGCGGCTCCACCGAGCGGGCGCTGGTTCGCCATCCGCTCGGGAGGCCACCGGGAGACGCGGCGGGGCGATCGTGCTGGAGAACAACGCCTCCCGTCGTGGGCGCAGTGCAGCAGGCGGCCTTCCTGAGCGACGCGCGGGTGGTCTGGATCGGCGTCACGGCCACGCACGCTCAGGTCCACGTGGAAGGCGAGGCCCAGGCGCTGCACGCCTCCATCTCGGCGCTGGTCACGCACGGCGCGCACTACGCCTACGTGGGCGAGCGCGAGGGCCAGCACCACGTCACGGTCGACGGAGTCCCCACCGCGCGGGAAGACGAGCCCATCGACTCGCTGGTGCTGAGCGCCACCGGCGACGTGGCCTACCACACGTGGCGCGTGCTCGACCCACGGGCGCCCCCCGCCGACGTGATCGTCGCGCCCAGCGGTCCGTGGCCCGCGCCCGGCTTCGTCGAAGGCTCGCTGGTGTGCCTGAGTGACTCGCCGCACTGCGCGCACCTCGCCGTGGTGGACGAGGAGCTCCAGATCGTCATCGACGGCACGCGTCACGTTCCGTTCGACCTCGAGGAGGCGGTGGCCAGCGCGGCGCGCAGCGTGAACCGTCCCGTGCTCGGCGACGACGCCTGGCTGCGAGAGTGGTTGCTGGGTGAGCTGCGCTGGTTCCTGGGCACCGCCGGCGGCTGACGCGGCAGCCCCAGCCAGCTCGCACCCCACGCGAGCTGCCGGTGGTCATCTTCACGCGTGGCGCGGGCTGAGCAGCCGCCTTCCCAGCGGCTCGGACCTCACCCGCCCCACGTGCCGTCCCGCCGCGCGGTGGCCCCACCCAGGGCCGCGATGCGCGCCTCGAGCGGGGGGTGCGTGGCGAACAGCGCGCCCACGTTCCCGGCGATGCCCATGGCCTGCATGCTGGCCGGCAGCTCGGGCGGGGCGCTGGTCTTGAGGCGCCGCAGCGCGCTGATCATGTGCGGAGCGCCCTCCAGCTTGGCGGCGCCCGCGTCGGCCTTGAACTCACGGTAGCGGCTGAACCAGCGCACGATGATGGTGGCCAGGATGCCCAGCGCGAACTGCATGACCATCACGATCATGAAGTAGGCCGGCCCGCGCCCGTGGCGCCGCTCCCCGCGCGACATGGCGGTGTCGATGACGTCGCCCAGCACGCGCGGAAGAAAGTAGACGAAGGTGTTGGTGACGCCCTGCACCAGCGTGAGCGTGGTCATGTCGCCGTTGGCGGCGTGCGAGATCTCGTGCGCAAGCACCGCCTCCACCTCTTCGCGCGTCATGCTGTTCAAGAGCCCGGTGCTCACGGCCACCAGCGAGCTGTTCTTGCTCATGCCGGTGGCGAACGCGTTCATGTCCGGCGACGGGTAGATGGCCACCTCGGGCATGCCGATGCCGGCCGCCTGCGCCTGGCGCTGCACGGTGGCCAGCAGCCAGCGCTCCACCTCACTGCGCGGCTGCGTGATGACCTGCGCGCCCACGGAGCGCTTGGCGATGCTCTTGGACATGGCCAGCGAGAGGAACGCGCCGCCGAAGCCCATGACCATGGAGAGCACGAGCATGCCCGCGTAGCTGCCGAGGCCGAAGTCGGGCGGGATGACCCCCAGCACGCGCAGCACCGCCAGCAGCGCGCTCAGCATCATGAGCACGGCGAAGTTGGTGAGGACCAGCAGGGTGACTTGCTTCATGGTGAGGCAATGTGTGTCGCCACTACCGCTCGCGCTAGGTCTGTGGCGGGGCCCACGGGGCGCAGGGCCAGCGCCAGCCCTCCCACGCCCGAGCGGGCCACCAACGCCGTGAGCAGCTCCCGCGCTCGCACTTCGTCTCCCTCGGCTGCCAGCGCGTGGGCCTCGATGGTGTCGCGCTGCGTGGCCAGCGCGGGGTCCGCCTGGGCCAGGTCGCTGCGCGCCGCCACCAGCTGCCTGGCGCTGCTCACCCCGCCACAGACCACCTGGCCCAGCGCGCGCGTCAGGTCTATCCACGCGTCCACCGCCGGCGTGGTGGGATACGGAGCCGCGTCCAGCGCCTCCGTGGCGTCCTCGAGCGCGCCCTCGTGCAGGAAGGTCATGGCGCGTAGCTGCGCCCGCAGCGCCGCCTCGGGGGGCAAGAGCACGTCCGCCGGGATGCGCTCCAGCTGACGGCGCGCCTGCGCTCCGAGCGCGTGCCGGGTCAGCGGGCCTGCCGCGAACAGGGTCAGCAGCGCGTGCTGGCGTGCATCACCCGCCGCCAGCCGCTCGAGCCGCGCGTCGATGCGGGCGGCCGCCACGTCGCGCCGGTCGGGCAGCCCCAGCTGGGTGGTCAGCACGTGCAGGCCCCGCAGCGCTCGGTCGCGCCGGGCGCTGGCCAGCGCCACCAGCGCCCCGAAGCACAGCGCCACGCCGCCTGCCGCGAGCGCCGTGGCGCGCACGTCCACGCTGGCCTGCGAGAGCGCGAGCCACGCGAGCCCGCCCGCCAACAGCGTCACCACGCCGGCGCTCAGGAAGGTGCGCGCCATGCGTGCCAGCGGCACGTAGCTCACCGGCACCCCCCACGCGCGTGCCTCGAACCACGGTGCGAGCGCGGCCACCAAGAGCGCGGCGCTGAAGACGGCGTTCATCGCCCTCAGCTTACGCTGGGCGTGGACGAGCGTCGCGGCCCGCGTTCGACTTCGCCGCTCTCGCGCGGCAGCTCGGCCGCCTGTCGCTCGAAGTGCGCGCGGTACGCCGCGAGCGCGCGGCGACGCTCGCGCCAGCCTCCGTTCGGCACGAAGCCGAAGGTCTCACCGGTGAGCTGCTTGAGCTCCTCGGCCGCCAGCGTGCGCTCTTTCACGCGCAGGCTGCGTGCCGCCTCGAGCAGCCACTCCGCGCGAGTGCGCTTCTCGCGGCGCTTGTACCAAGACCGCCAGCGGGCCGGCTTCTGACCCAGGTCGCGCGCGGTGATGGCCTGGAGCACGCGCTCGGTGGACTGCACCACGCTCGGGTCCGCGTGCTGCAGCAGCGTGGCGATGTGCGGCACGCAGCCCGGGTCGCGCAGCACGCCGAACGTGCGCAGCAGCGCCACGATGGGTGGGTCTGCCTCGTTCAGGGAGCCATAGAGCGCCGCCATGGCGCGCTTGCGCGAGAGCAGCCCGCGGTGCGCCCTCATGGCCAGGATGGCGATGTTGGAGACGCCGGGGTCCGCGTCGCCCACGAGCGGCGCCGCGTGCTCGGGCAGGTTCTCGGGGTCCAGCTCGGCGAACACCAGCAGCGCGAAGTAGCGGATGTCCGCGTCCGGATCGCGCAGCAGCCGCTCCACGTGCGGGACGGCCAGCGCGCCGAAGTCCACCAGCGCCGAGGCCACCCCCGACACCCCGCGCCCCTTGGGCAGGCGCGTGGCGGTCTGTTGCCGGTTGAACCACACGGAGCCCGGGAACGCGCGCACCAGCTCCACCAGGGCCGGCTCGCCGAAGCGCAGCAAGCCCTGCACGGCAGGCCCCTCGGCGCCGGGCGTGGCGACGGACAGCTCCACCACGAGACGCGTGATGCGGTCGATCTCGGTGGAGATGCGGCCCTTGGGCGCGGGCGGCCGCTCGGTGGCGCTGCCCACGGCGCTCAGCCCGGTGACGCCCACGAAGTCCTCGGTGACCGCGTTGCGACCGGACAGGCTGTCGCGGTTGCGAGGCGAGCTGCGATCCGCCGTGATGTCGACGCCCAGCTCACGCGCCGGCACGGCACGGGTCTCGACGCGCCCGATCACGGGGCGCGAGGGTCGTCGCTTCTCATCCATCAGAGTTCCCACAACATACCTCTGCCACCGGAAAATTATAAGGGGTTTGCGCACGAGCGGCCACTGCGCCATCACACCGGCGTGAGCGCATCGAAGGAGCTCGAGCTGGATGTGACCCTGCGTGCGGAAGACGTGCGCGCCGGGTTGCTGCGCACGGTGCTCCGCCAGACGCGTCTCGCGCGCCTCTGGCCCATCTGGCTGGGCCTCACCGCGGGCATGGCGGTGTACGCGCTGCAGACGGCCATCGCCTTCCACAACGTGCCCGTCCCGCTGCTCGTCTTCGCGCTGTCGCTGGCGGGCGTGGGGTTGGGCGGCCTGTGGCTGGTGGGCCGGCTGGGCGACCGCATGTTCGAGAGCCTGCCCAGCCCCGGCGCCAACTGGCGCTTCTCCACACGCGGCATCGCCCTGCGCAGCGGTGGCGTGAGCCAGCTGCTGGCCTGGCCCGAGCTGCGCTACGAGCTGCGCGAGGAGCGGCTGCTGCTGCACCCCACGCCCAGCACCTTTCACGTGCTGCCCTTTGCGGGCCTCAGCGTGGCGCAGCGCACCGACGTGCAGGCCTGGCTCGAGGCCAACGCCAAGCCCGTGCCGCAGCCGCGCCGCCCCTGGCTGCCGCCGCTCATCGCGCTGACGCTGGGCATCCTGACGGCCCTCTTCCTGCGCACGCGTTGAATCTCCGAACGGCGCTGCTAGAAACCGGCCCATGTTAGAGCTGCAGAAGGTGTTGGTCACCGTGATCGGGCCGGACACACCCGGCATCACCGCCGCCATGAGCGGGGTGCTGGCCGAGAACCACGCGCGCCTCCTCGACATCGAGCAGGTGGTCGTGCAGGGGCAGCTCACGCTCTGCATGCTCATCGGCGTCTCCCCCGCCACCGCCGTGGGTGAGCCCGTGATCAAGGACCTGCTGTTCCGGGCCAAGTCCATGGGCCTCGACCTGCAGTTCAAGATCATCGACCAGCGCGTGGGGGCGTTGCCCGCGGCCACCACCGAGGGGCACCTGCGCTACGCCGTGACCGCCATCGGTGACAGCCTGGACGCCGAGGGGGTGCACATCCTCACGCGCGAGCTGGCCGCGCTGGGCGCCAACATCGAGTCCATCCGCAAGCTCAGCGGGCCGCACCTCATCTCGCTCGAGGTCATCGTCTCGCTGCCCGGTGGGGATTGCCGCGCGGCGGAGCTGCGGCGCGCGCTCATGCAGGGGCTCGAGCCCACCAACATCGACGTGGGCGTGCAGCGCGAGCGCCTGACGCGGCGGGCCAAGCGCCTGATCGTCATGGACATGGACTCCACGCTCATCCAGATCGAGGTCATCGACGAGCTGGCGCGCATGCACGGGGTGGTGGACCGCGTGGGCGACATCACGCGCCGCGCCATGGCCGGTGAGCTGGACTTCGCCGCCAGCCTCACCGAGCGCGTGGGCCTGCTGAAGGGCCTGCCGTATGCGCGCGCCCTCGAGCTGGCCACCCGGCTCCCGCTCACGCAGGGCGCCCCCGAG from Sandaracinaceae bacterium includes the following:
- the serB gene encoding phosphoserine phosphatase SerB, which translates into the protein MLELQKVLVTVIGPDTPGITAAMSGVLAENHARLLDIEQVVVQGQLTLCMLIGVSPATAVGEPVIKDLLFRAKSMGLDLQFKIIDQRVGALPAATTEGHLRYAVTAIGDSLDAEGVHILTRELAALGANIESIRKLSGPHLISLEVIVSLPGGDCRAAELRRALMQGLEPTNIDVGVQRERLTRRAKRLIVMDMDSTLIQIEVIDELARMHGVVDRVGDITRRAMAGELDFAASLTERVGLLKGLPYARALELATRLPLTQGAPELLKVLQRLGYKTAVISGGFSFAANVLKEQLGLDYAFSNELEVVDGLLTGRVVGAIVTPERKAELLREIAEREGIALDQTIAIGDGANDLGMLTAAGLGIAFHAKPKLKAAADTAVSAGGLDRMLYLLGLPWRDVEELLAETPQG
- a CDS encoding acyltransferase domain-containing protein, with product MIAFLAPGQGAECRGMGLSVAGVSRAATAVLDEASSVLGQDVAALLTRGGRELLRPDVAQVAVAAVALGAAAALREHGVTPGVCAGHSAGELAAASTAGHFGVRHALTAYAVRARAMAAAAKARRSGMATLDGSPEDLGRALALGGEHGTLVDAGSLAPGRWLLSGDEAALRFASAHAPLVPLEVSGAWHSPLMEPGIAPFRAALQAAPSEPTPLPHALFLSNDDAQLTPPAVVVSRLCAQLTRPMRFAGTLQTLASLAPTHVVLLGPGRTLRALLRLNFGSALPFTLHGTESADELADTLRHLT
- the htpX gene encoding protease HtpX, with product MKQVTLLVLTNFAVLMMLSALLAVLRVLGVIPPDFGLGSYAGMLVLSMVMGFGGAFLSLAMSKSIAKRSVGAQVITQPRSEVERWLLATVQRQAQAAGIGMPEVAIYPSPDMNAFATGMSKNSSLVAVSTGLLNSMTREEVEAVLAHEISHAANGDMTTLTLVQGVTNTFVYFLPRVLGDVIDTAMSRGERRHGRGPAYFMIVMVMQFALGILATIIVRWFSRYREFKADAGAAKLEGAPHMISALRRLKTSAPPELPASMQAMGIAGNVGALFATHPPLEARIAALGGATARRDGTWGG
- a CDS encoding aminomethyl transferase family protein, with protein sequence MSATAAGSRALREHVGISRSTQTLPVRVTGADTFTLLEQLCSSDLSVRDGRTLHSLILTPDGTPAADLFVCADDEDALLLVEGMTFAQLSAAAAETPCDDVRLDDLSLTHAVLAADGPYAFELLADVVTPDVLGLPYGSFFAIPGGHCFRAGKTGEYGYLLLLEHRAAERTWQGLQAGLPRFEGAELTLADLDLAALENGFFSLRHAPDASLGPLELQLSWRLSRHNGFRGAAAALHPASHRTVHFVAPHAVPRGAEVTLDGEPVGTVHASALSHVLGAHVGLLHVQKNVAHPGLFLLATADASSVPLATCSVPWLKNRSLYVNPRESRYVGRHERVFPPLVPEPLQQLVHALAEQGLP